In the genome of Eggerthella sp. YY7918, one region contains:
- a CDS encoding ArdC-like ssDNA-binding domain-containing protein, with translation MQDIYRMMEERSSREFAPEGEFDKQAWAERKQSERQEAFDRADAAALRANSDPAALETYMRVAAQLPHHSATNILLIADRIPNATRVGTAEHWRRQGASVRRGQKAIPIIEPVKEYVRDDGSIGVLYDVRKVFDVSQTTARPCLPRRVDPHAALAALVARSPTRIEPVDDLGGVPAEYDHASGAIRVQRGLDEPQLLSALIVEAAHASMALGLDAYDRETHAAKADLAAGIAARRLGLECSGAVAAPAPPEASAREVRDALGEIGKAARDVSERMAPPERRRDRSEGR, from the coding sequence ATGCAAGATATCTACCGGATGATGGAAGAACGCAGTAGCCGGGAATTCGCGCCGGAAGGCGAGTTCGACAAGCAAGCGTGGGCGGAGCGGAAGCAGAGCGAGCGCCAAGAGGCATTCGACCGCGCCGACGCCGCCGCGCTGCGCGCGAATTCGGATCCAGCGGCGCTGGAGACGTACATGCGGGTGGCGGCGCAGCTGCCCCACCATTCCGCCACGAACATCCTGCTCATAGCCGACCGCATACCGAACGCGACGCGCGTCGGCACGGCTGAGCATTGGCGCAGGCAGGGAGCGTCGGTGAGGCGCGGGCAGAAGGCGATCCCCATCATCGAACCCGTCAAGGAGTACGTGCGCGACGACGGCAGCATCGGCGTCTTGTACGACGTGCGCAAGGTGTTCGACGTGTCGCAGACCACCGCGCGGCCATGCCTGCCGCGCAGAGTGGACCCTCACGCCGCGCTCGCGGCGCTGGTCGCTCGCTCGCCGACGAGAATAGAGCCGGTTGACGACCTCGGCGGCGTCCCCGCCGAGTACGATCACGCCTCGGGGGCCATACGGGTGCAGCGAGGGCTCGATGAGCCGCAGCTGCTCTCGGCGCTGATAGTCGAGGCGGCGCATGCCAGCATGGCGCTCGGCCTCGATGCCTACGACAGGGAGACGCACGCCGCGAAGGCCGACCTCGCGGCGGGCATAGCCGCCCGCCGCCTGGGACTCGAATGTTCGGGAGCCGTCGCCGCGCCCGCGCCACCGGAAGCGAGCGCGCGCGAGGTGAGGGACGCCTTGGGCGAGATCGGCAAGGCCGCGCGCGACGTGTCGGAGCGCATGGCCCCGCCCGAAAGGCGGCGCGACAGGTCGGAGGGCAGATGA
- a CDS encoding PcfB family protein, protein MDASSEAAEQIVRMTLEGTEVALRITGAGAKNAAAMLLAAAASNEKTKGRARLSAMLKSGRELRVFPIRFDDLKGFAKEARRYGIAYAVVKQKDGESVDLLVRTEDASKVNRIAERLGLCRMRDDAREAPEPREGNRHDGRAHAAQAPRAPEQAAALLDDLLASPGDSDASPLAQAPAESRPSGPTSARKRLSEKDGEAARKRCGRLSVRAEMRAISAAREMSGEAHATRKPMARALEKGR, encoded by the coding sequence ATGGACGCATCGAGCGAGGCTGCTGAGCAGATCGTGAGGATGACGCTCGAGGGAACCGAGGTGGCGCTGCGCATCACGGGCGCCGGCGCGAAGAACGCGGCCGCCATGCTGCTGGCGGCCGCGGCGAGCAACGAGAAAACCAAGGGCAGGGCGCGGCTTTCGGCGATGCTCAAATCGGGCCGTGAGCTGCGCGTGTTCCCCATCCGCTTTGACGATCTGAAAGGGTTCGCGAAGGAGGCCCGACGCTACGGCATCGCATACGCCGTCGTGAAGCAGAAGGACGGCGAATCCGTCGATCTTCTGGTGCGGACCGAGGACGCGAGCAAGGTGAACCGCATCGCGGAGAGGCTCGGCCTGTGCCGCATGAGAGACGACGCCCGCGAAGCGCCCGAGCCGCGCGAGGGGAATCGGCACGATGGGCGCGCGCACGCCGCGCAGGCGCCGCGCGCACCCGAACAAGCTGCGGCGCTCCTCGATGATTTGCTGGCATCGCCGGGCGACAGCGACGCCTCCCCTTTAGCGCAAGCCCCGGCGGAAAGCCGTCCGTCAGGGCCTACATCCGCGAGAAAACGGCTCTCAGAAAAGGATGGTGAGGCAGCGCGCAAGCGCTGCGGCAGGCTGTCCGTGCGCGCGGAGATGCGCGCCATATCGGCGGCACGCGAAATGAGCGGCGAAGCGCATGCGACTCGCAAGCCCATGGCGCGCGCCCTGGAGAAAGGAAGGTAG
- a CDS encoding relaxase/mobilization nuclease domain-containing protein → MAVTSIWKVEGRLARVLGYAGNPDKAEGSPDEWELQGVGAAILYAADPGKTERQLYVTGVNCLPATALEEMNATKRQYGKTGGIVAFHGYQAFAPGETDPATAHEVGVALAQELWGGRFEVVVATHLDKAHLHNHFVVNSVSFADGRRFHRDAACYRAMREASDELCREHGLSVVESPGRGGARHHAEWRAEREGRPTWRSLVKADVDEAVGRAASMRQFHANLRAMGYDVKVGKDISVRPPGKERFVRLRRNFGDAYSQEGIGARILANSRQRLPLGRPRPAPKERPPVPKGTLVSLYRRYMALLNGAKRQRAPGGRAHFLLREDLRELEAISGELALLAREGIETRSQLAAYERALADKSEALQAERRALRNEARRSKAAGSPAPPNPRIAEIASELRGARREARACARIRARSAELPARIAQIEGAEANREERQVEGHGRIERGC, encoded by the coding sequence GTGGCCGTCACGTCGATTTGGAAGGTCGAAGGGCGCCTGGCGCGCGTGCTCGGGTACGCCGGGAACCCGGACAAGGCCGAAGGCTCGCCCGACGAGTGGGAGCTCCAGGGCGTGGGCGCCGCCATCCTCTACGCCGCCGACCCCGGCAAGACTGAGCGGCAGCTGTACGTGACCGGCGTCAACTGCCTGCCCGCCACGGCGCTGGAAGAGATGAACGCGACCAAGCGCCAATACGGCAAGACGGGCGGCATCGTGGCCTTCCACGGATACCAGGCGTTCGCGCCCGGCGAGACCGACCCCGCCACGGCCCACGAGGTGGGCGTCGCCCTCGCCCAAGAGCTGTGGGGCGGCCGCTTCGAGGTTGTGGTGGCCACCCATCTGGACAAGGCCCACCTCCACAACCACTTCGTGGTCAACTCTGTGTCCTTCGCCGACGGCAGGCGCTTCCACCGAGACGCCGCCTGCTACCGCGCGATGCGCGAAGCGTCCGACGAACTGTGCCGGGAGCATGGTCTTTCGGTGGTGGAGAGCCCCGGGCGCGGCGGCGCGCGCCACCACGCCGAATGGCGCGCCGAGCGCGAGGGGCGCCCCACGTGGCGCTCGCTCGTGAAGGCCGACGTGGACGAGGCCGTAGGGCGTGCGGCGAGCATGCGCCAGTTCCACGCGAACCTGCGCGCGATGGGCTACGACGTGAAGGTGGGCAAGGACATATCGGTGCGCCCGCCCGGCAAGGAGCGTTTCGTGCGCCTGCGCCGCAATTTCGGGGACGCGTACTCGCAGGAGGGCATCGGCGCGCGCATCCTCGCCAACAGCCGCCAGCGCCTGCCCCTCGGCAGGCCGAGGCCCGCTCCCAAGGAGCGCCCGCCCGTGCCGAAGGGCACGCTCGTGAGCCTGTACCGCAGGTACATGGCGCTGCTCAACGGCGCGAAGAGGCAGAGGGCGCCAGGCGGGCGGGCGCATTTCCTGCTGCGCGAGGATCTGCGCGAACTCGAAGCCATATCGGGGGAGCTCGCGCTGCTCGCGCGCGAGGGGATAGAGACGCGATCCCAGCTGGCGGCATACGAAAGAGCCTTGGCCGACAAGTCCGAGGCGCTGCAGGCCGAACGCCGCGCGCTGCGCAACGAGGCGAGGCGCTCCAAGGCGGCGGGATCCCCCGCGCCCCCAAACCCCCGCATCGCCGAGATAGCGTCGGAGCTGCGGGGCGCAAGGCGCGAGGCGCGCGCCTGCGCGCGCATCCGGGCAAGAAGCGCCGAGCTGCCGGCCCGCATCGCGCAGATCGAGGGCGCCGAAGCGAACAGAGAGGAAAGGCAGGTGGAAGGTCATGGACGCATCGAGCGAGGCTGCTGA
- a CDS encoding MobC family plasmid mobilization relaxosome protein, translated as MERRTRKATVRLTEEELARLKEAARRAGWSQEAYLRALIGGIDPRPKPPPDYLAMTRELHAIGNNLNQIARKAHALGTVDAARYDAEARRLEAALREIVAAVKEPGRRR; from the coding sequence ATGGAAAGGCGCACGCGCAAGGCCACGGTGAGGCTCACGGAGGAAGAGCTGGCGCGGCTCAAAGAGGCGGCGCGCAGGGCGGGCTGGTCGCAGGAGGCGTACCTGCGCGCGCTCATAGGGGGCATCGACCCGAGGCCGAAGCCGCCGCCCGACTACCTGGCGATGACCCGCGAGCTGCACGCCATCGGGAACAACCTCAACCAGATCGCGCGCAAGGCCCACGCCCTCGGCACCGTGGACGCCGCCCGCTACGACGCCGAGGCGCGAAGGCTCGAAGCCGCGCTCCGCGAGATCGTGGCGGCGGTCAAAGAGCCGGGAAGGAGGCGATGA
- a CDS encoding toprim domain-containing protein, producing the protein MPYVDPEIIAEVKRVDLLTYLQEREPDELVRISPGVYCTKEHDSLKISNGKWFWWSRDLGGRSALDFLVKVRDMAFLDAVEHLRADRPAVARASPPAHAAPPASAPRPAFRLPRRCADDDAMRYLESRGISRSLLKGLVDAGDVYGTMRGGVACAVFVGRDRTGVPRYAALRSCEGGFKGEAPRSDKRFAFSLQSVRNNGVLHVFESAIDALSYATILEHEGKQTASLGMLSLGGVSVPHARNGAPKLPLALAQHLDDRPYIASLALHLDNDEAGRRAAREIARAAASRGVAASMEPPPEGKDVNEFLLARRSRGRAPDRGR; encoded by the coding sequence ATGCCATACGTCGACCCTGAAATCATCGCTGAAGTGAAGCGGGTTGACCTGCTTACTTACCTGCAAGAGCGCGAACCCGACGAGCTGGTGCGCATTTCGCCCGGCGTCTACTGCACGAAGGAACACGACAGCCTTAAGATCTCCAACGGCAAGTGGTTCTGGTGGAGCCGGGATCTCGGCGGCAGGAGCGCGCTCGACTTCCTCGTCAAAGTGCGCGACATGGCCTTCCTCGACGCCGTGGAGCATCTGCGGGCCGACCGCCCTGCCGTTGCGAGAGCATCCCCGCCCGCGCATGCCGCCCCACCGGCGAGCGCGCCGCGCCCGGCGTTTCGCCTCCCACGCCGGTGCGCCGACGACGATGCGATGCGGTACCTCGAATCGCGCGGCATCTCGCGCAGCCTGCTGAAGGGCCTCGTGGATGCCGGAGACGTCTACGGCACCATGCGCGGCGGGGTCGCGTGCGCGGTGTTCGTCGGCAGGGACCGCACGGGCGTTCCGAGGTACGCGGCCTTGCGCTCGTGCGAGGGAGGCTTCAAGGGCGAGGCTCCCAGATCCGACAAGCGCTTCGCGTTCTCCCTGCAAAGCGTCCGAAACAACGGCGTGCTCCATGTTTTCGAGAGCGCCATAGACGCGCTTTCCTACGCGACCATCCTCGAGCACGAGGGCAAGCAGACGGCCAGCTTGGGGATGCTGTCCCTCGGCGGGGTGTCGGTCCCCCATGCGCGCAACGGAGCCCCGAAGCTGCCGCTCGCCCTCGCGCAGCATCTTGACGACCGCCCATACATCGCCTCGTTGGCCTTGCATCTCGACAACGACGAGGCGGGCAGGCGGGCCGCCCGCGAGATCGCGCGCGCAGCCGCTTCTCGCGGCGTGGCGGCGTCGATGGAGCCTCCCCCGGAGGGTAAGGACGTGAATGAGTTCCTCTTGGCCCGCCGCTCCAGAGGCCGAGCGCCCGACAGGGGAAGGTGA